In Deltaproteobacteria bacterium, a single genomic region encodes these proteins:
- a CDS encoding molybdenum cofactor biosynthesis protein MoaE produces the protein MDCATFLNRIREKAGGSAGMILVHEGIVRATSRNGTPVAGIDVAVDHDRLRAIVEEARTRPGIVAVEVEVREGRFAVGEDIMLLGVAGDVRENVIQVLSETLDRIKTEATRKQEHFYG, from the coding sequence ATGGATTGTGCGACATTTTTGAATCGGATCAGGGAAAAGGCGGGAGGGAGTGCCGGAATGATACTCGTCCATGAGGGTATCGTAAGGGCAACGTCGCGGAACGGGACCCCGGTGGCGGGCATCGACGTGGCCGTGGATCATGATAGACTGCGTGCGATCGTTGAGGAGGCCCGAACGCGGCCAGGGATCGTCGCAGTGGAGGTCGAGGTCCGTGAAGGAAGGTTTGCCGTGGGCGAGGACATCATGCTCCTTGGAGTTGCGGGGGACGTCCGTGAAAACGTGATCCAGGTCCTTTCCGAGACCCTCGACCGGATAAAGACGGAGGCAACGAGAAAGCAGGAGCATTTCTATGGATGA
- a CDS encoding class II aldolase/adducin family protein has product MDEKEARRWIVRVSRLLSDRGLVAGSDGNVSVRLGPDGPFLVTASGIHKGFLSEDDIVLVDGSGTQSGQEKGKASSEFPLHLALYQADPEANAVVHAHPPWTLALFLAGRGLDPHLLMESRILLRDVALIPYHPPGSEALARAVAAEIHRGPVQVMAHHGAVSRADTLEKALSFMECLEHSAKVTLLAHMIGEPLPLPGEG; this is encoded by the coding sequence ATGGATGAGAAGGAGGCAAGACGGTGGATCGTGCGCGTATCGAGGCTTCTGTCGGACAGAGGCCTCGTCGCCGGCTCCGACGGGAACGTGAGCGTGCGGCTCGGCCCGGATGGCCCATTTTTGGTGACGGCGTCCGGCATCCACAAGGGCTTCCTTTCCGAGGACGACATCGTCCTTGTGGACGGCTCAGGGACGCAATCTGGGCAGGAAAAGGGCAAGGCGAGTTCCGAGTTTCCACTGCATCTTGCCCTTTACCAGGCCGATCCCGAGGCCAATGCAGTGGTGCATGCACACCCTCCCTGGACGCTCGCCCTGTTCCTTGCCGGTCGGGGCCTTGATCCCCATCTCCTTATGGAGTCGAGGATCCTTCTTCGGGATGTTGCCCTCATCCCGTATCATCCCCCGGGAAGCGAGGCCCTGGCAAGGGCGGTCGCTGCCGAGATCCACCGGGGACCGGTTCAGGTGATGGCCCATCATGGGGCAGTTTCTCGCGCCGATACGTTGGAAAAGGCCCTCTCGTTCATGGAGTGCCTCGAGCATTCGGCAAAGGTCACGCTCCTTGCGCACATGATCGGAGAGCCTTTACCATTGCCGGGCGAGGGCTGA
- a CDS encoding LD-carboxypeptidase — MTGPGITIALFETSSPSTQDAMEEAEAIIAGEFPAITLVPRSCGSPAPFPYLAGADNAQASAFSQLMARPDIDAIWAVRGGYGALRWANRIEWPVCRPPLLIGFSDVTVLHSVYLRHGFPSLHAPLVTTLSRSSEETRRSLRMFLAAGTLPILTGTPCSPGTVRGRLVGGNLTCLTHLVGTDFAPTWDDAILFLEDTHEAPYRIDRMMTHLLLAGRLSRIRGVALGTFSEDSREQKTVTEVILERLSGLCIPIVSDLPCGHGPENHPLLLGGEYVLDGTRGRLIPMSALARQW; from the coding sequence ATGACCGGACCCGGTATCACCATAGCCCTTTTCGAGACCTCGAGCCCTTCCACACAGGATGCAATGGAGGAGGCGGAGGCCATAATAGCTGGGGAATTCCCAGCCATCACACTTGTGCCCCGGTCATGTGGATCGCCTGCGCCTTTTCCCTACCTCGCAGGTGCGGACAACGCGCAGGCATCGGCATTTTCACAGCTCATGGCACGTCCAGACATAGACGCAATATGGGCAGTCCGAGGGGGATACGGGGCACTTCGATGGGCCAACAGGATCGAGTGGCCCGTCTGCCGCCCTCCGCTACTCATAGGCTTCAGTGATGTTACTGTCCTGCACTCGGTCTATCTCCGGCATGGATTCCCCTCCCTCCATGCCCCACTCGTCACCACGCTTTCCCGCAGTTCAGAAGAGACCCGACGATCGCTCAGGATGTTTCTCGCCGCGGGGACGCTTCCCATTCTCACTGGCACACCCTGCAGCCCTGGCACTGTCCGCGGACGGCTCGTCGGCGGCAACCTGACCTGTCTGACACATCTCGTCGGGACCGACTTCGCCCCGACCTGGGATGACGCCATCCTCTTTCTCGAGGACACACACGAGGCACCATACCGAATCGACCGCATGATGACCCATCTCCTCTTAGCGGGCAGGCTCTCCCGAATCCGTGGCGTGGCATTAGGCACCTTCTCTGAAGACAGCCGCGAACAAAAGACAGTGACCGAGGTGATCCTGGAACGCCTTTCAGGCCTTTGCATACCCATCGTCTCCGACCTGCCGTGCGGCCACGGACCTGAAAATCACCCACTCCTCCTCGGGGGGGAATATGTGCTGGATGGGACCAGAGGAAGACTCATCCCCATGTCAGCCCTCGCCCGGCAATGGTAA